The sequence AGAAAAAACTCTGCTTACTTAAAGGTTAGGCGGATAAACCATACTTCTCTCTCCTTTGGAACTACTCAAGATAAATCCCACAGAGGAGAAGGAGCATAGTGCTAATTTAATAGAGAAAGGAGATTAAAAATGAGTAAACCATTAGTAATCGTAGAATCCCCAACAAAAGCTAAAACCATTGGTGGTATGCTTGGAAACAAATTTAAGATTATGTCTACTATGGGACATATAAGAGACCTTCCAAAAAGTAAGATTGGAATTGATATAGATAATAATTTTGAACCTAAGTATGAAATAATTTCTGCAAAAAAGAGTTTGGTTTCTAAACTTCGCAAAGCTGCTCAGGAATGTGATGAAATATATTTAGCAACTGACGAAGATAGAGAAGGTGAAGCTATTGCTTGGCATATTGCTTTTTCAATTGGGAAAGATTTAGACCAGGTTAAACGGGTAGCTTTCCACGAAATTATCCCAGAAGCTATCAAAAAGGCATTCGATTCCCCAAGACCTATATACCTTAACCTTGTTAACTCTCAGCAAGCAAGACGTGTATTAGATAGACTTGTTGGGTATACATTAAGCCCTTTTCTTGCAAAAAACCTTGAAAGAGGCCTTTCTGCTGGTAGGGTTCAATCTGTTGCTCTAAGATTGATTGTTGAAAGAGAAAAAGAGATAGAAGCCTTTACGCCAGAAATATATTGGCTTATTAAAGCTGAGGTAGAGAAAGAAGGAAAAGGTTTTACTATGCAACTTGTAAGAATGGATGATAAAAAACTTGATAGACATTTTTTAAAAAAACCTGATGATGTTAACAATATATTGGATAATTTAAATAAAGGCGAACTTATTACAAAAGACAAAAAAGAATCTATCAGAAAGGTTAAACCTTATCCACCTTTTATAACAAGTACTTTGCAACAAGAGGCTTCAATTAGGCTAAGTTTTTCTTCTACAAAGACTATGCTTAATGCGCAACAATTATATGAAGGTATATCCATTGAAGATAACAACATAGGTTTAATTACATATATGAGAACAGATTCACCTTCAGTCGCTAAACCTGCTTTAAACCAGGCATTAAAACATATTAAAGAAACTTTTGGTGAGAATTATCTTCCTAAAAAACCATTCTTTTACAAAAGCAAATCTTCTACAGCCCAAGAAGCTCATGAGGCAATTAGACCTACTTCTGTTGATATGACGCCTGAAAAGGTAAAACCCTATTTGAACGAAGAACAACATAAACTATATTCTTTAATATGGAATAGATTTGTTGCAAGCCAAATGAAAGAAGCAGAAATTAAAAATGTAACTCTTACTGCTGAAAATGGAAGGTATACCTTTGAAACAACTAACAACTCAATTCATTTTGATGGGTTTATGAAAATATGGGAAGTGAAGATAGACCAAGGTGAAAAAGATGTTCCAGACTTCAAAGAAGGAGAAACAATACCTGTCACCAACTATATTAAAGAAGAACATACCACCAACCCTCCACCACGATATACAGAGGCAAGTCTAATAAAAACACTTGAGAAATACGGGATAGGAAGACCTTCTACTTACGCCCCTACCCTATCCATACTATTTAACCGTGGGTATGTTAAAAGAGAAAAGAGAACTCTTATACCATTAAAGATAGGAATACTTGTTAGCGATATTCTTACCCAATATTTTTCTGATATAATAAACACAAAATTTACCGCTCAAATGGAAGATAATCTTGATAAGATTGTTGAGGGGGATGTACAATGGACAGAACTTATAAGTAAATTTTATTCTGAATTTAAACCAATGCTTACAAAAGCCGAAGAGTTGGTGTCTGAAAACATAAAAAAACTTGAAGAAAAACTGGTAGGTGATAAAGTGTGCCCAACTTGTAATGTACCGCTTGTTGTTAAAAGAGGTAAATTTGGGATGTTTCTTGGATGCCCAAGTTTTCCAAACTGCAAATATACAGAAAGGATAAAGGAAAATGTTAATTATTCCCGCAATAGATATAAAAAAAGACAAGATAGTAAGACTGTATAAAGGAGATTTCAATAAAATAAGTCATTATGAACCTACTCCAGAAGACGCTTTTATACAATATTTAACTGCAAAAATTGAACGATTACATTTAATATTTCTTTGGGGGGCGTATTCTGGAAATATTTCTCCTGAAGAAGAGCAAGTGATAGATAAAATTATAAATGTTCGAGATATTTACGCAAAAAACACCTGCACAATACAGATTGGTGGTGGGATGAGGTCTTCCACAAGAATTTCCGAACTTATAAAAAAAGGTGTAGATTATATTATTGTTGGTACAGCTTTTATTATTCCTCTTGCTTTTGAGGAAGGTTTTACAAAAAACGATATAAAAATGTTTTACCAAGCTGGAGGCAAAGAGTTTAATCAAGAAAAAGAATTGCCTGAATTTGGGCTTCCGGATTGTCTGGAGAAAGATATTCGTGAAAAGATTATTGTATCAATAGACTACAGGCAAGAAGAGACCGCTTTAAGCGGGTGGCAGGTAACTATCCCTTTAACTCCACACTATCTTATAAAAGAATTTATGAAGAAAGGATATAAAAGATTTATTTTAACAAATGTTGAGAAAGATGGTACCCTTGAAGGTATAGATATTGGTTCCATTAAAAACATTTTAGGTAAACTTGCTTTTGATAAGTGCTACCCTGAAGAAATAATTATTGCTGGCGGGGTTACCTCTGAAAAAGATATACAAAAACTTATGAACCTTAAATATAAACCTTCTGGCGTTATTATTGGTAAAGCTCTTTATCAGCAGAGGTTTGATTTAAAAACAGCTGTTGCTAAATTTCAATTAAATGAAAATCAAAATTAAAGTTTCGTTCTTTTTTGTTTTAATATTATTTCTCTCTTCCTCGTTTAGGGTATTTCCTCAGGAATTTTCTGGAAAAATATCTACTGCCAACAATGAAGAATATTTTGAAAAAGTTTTAACAAAAATTAAAGAGGCAAAACAATCTGTTTACCTTATTATGTATATATCAAAATATTACGATAAATACCCTAAAAGTCCTGGAAATATTCTTCTTAAAGAATTAGCAGAAGCAAAAAAGAGAGGTGCAAAGGTAGAGGTTATTTTTAATCGTGGTATAAGAAAGGAGGATTCTTCGCTTACTAAAGAAAATATGAATACAGGCGCTTTTCTTGCCAAAAACGGTGTAACTGTTCTCTTCGATTCTGAAAAAAAAACCACACATTCAAAACTTCTTATTATTGACGAGAAATACGTAGTAATAGGAAGCACCAATTGGACATATTATGCCCTTGCTTTTAACAATGAGACCGCAGTTATAATTGAATCGGTTCCTTTGGCGAAAGACTATGTAAAATATTTTGAAAAAGTAAAAAAAGAATGTATTTTTTTATTGAAACCATCTAATATTCCATCAAAATAAAACTACTGTAAGCCCTTCTCCACTTCTTTTTGTTTTCTACCCGCACACTTTACCATCCTTAACGCCCCCTTTTGTTATCCTGAACTTGTTTCAGGATAACAAACTTAACCAACATAACAAGAGATAGTAAAAACGAGATTCCACCCTACATTCTTCTCTCCTCTGAGGGAGAGGATGCAAGGTGAGGGGGGCTGCCTTTGCAATTTCTCACATCAAATAGATTTATGGAGTTTGTAGTCTATACTATCAATTAATGCTTTCCAGGAAGCTTCAATAATATTTTCAGAAACACCAAGAGTGCCCCAGGTAGAAGTCCCGTCGATTGTTTCTATAACAACTCTTGTAACAGCAGCGGTAGCTTGCTCAGGTTGTAAGATTCTTACTTTATAATCTGTAAGTTTCATATCTTTTATTTCAGGATAAAACTTCACCAAGGCTTTCCTTAAAGCATTATCTAATGCGTTCACAGGACCGTTACCTTCGCTTGCAGTATGGGCAGTTTCTCTTCCAACCTTTACTTTAACTGTCGCCTCTGAGACAACCTTTTTACCTCTTTTTTCAACAATCACCCTAAACCCTTCTATCTTAAACAATTGTTTATACTCGCCTATAGATTTTCTCACCATTATATCAAAGGAACCTTCTGCCGATTCAAATTGATACCCTTGATTTTCAAGTTTGCTAACAGTATCAAGAAGTTTTTTTATAACCTCTGGTTTCTTCTCAAGTTCAAAACCTTTAGTCTTTTGAAGTATAGTACTTTTTCCAGACAACTCAGAAAGAAGTATTCTCCTTTCGTTTCCAACAAGTGCTGGATTTATATGTTCATAGGTTCGAGGATTCTTTCCAACAGCATCAATATGAACTCCACCTTTGTGAGCAAAAGCACTAAAACCAACAAACGGCTGAGAGTTAGGGGGAACAATATTTGCTTTCTCATACACAAAACGAGAGATTTCTGTAAGATGAACTAAACTATCTTTTTCAAGACACTCTAAACCCATTTTAAGTTTTAATATAGGAATAATTATTGATAAATCAGCGTTTCCACATCTTTCACCTATACCATTAATAGTCCCTTGTATATGTGTAACACCTGCTTTTACAGCAGAAATAGAATTTGCAACACCAAGCCCCGCATCGTTATGGGTATGGATACCTATTGGTAACTCTATTTGTTGTTTAACTTTTTTGATAATCTCCTCTATTTCAAAAGGTAGCGTACCACCGTTTGTTTCGCATAAAACAATCTTTTCTGCGCCTCCTTCAGCGGCAGCAAGTAAAGCTTTCATTGCGTACTCAGGATTCATTTTATATCCATCAAAAAAGTGTTCAGCGTCAAAAAAAACCCTCTTCCCCATACTACATAAATACTTTATAGAGTCTTCAATCATAAACAGATTCTCGTCTAAATCTGTCTTAAAAACATCAGTTACATGTAAATCCCAAGCCTTCCCAAATATTGCAACACATTCGGTTTGACTCTCAATAAGTTTTTTAAGAAAATTATCGTCTTTAGCAGAAACAGATTTTCTTCTTGTACTTCCAAAGGCTACAATTTTTGATTTTTTTAATTTTTTGTTTCTGATTTTTTTAAAAAAAGTTATATCTTTTGGGTTAGAACCTGGCCAACCGCCTTCAATAAAATCTATTCCAAAAGAATCGAGTTTTTCTGCAATTCCAAGTTTATCAGATAATGAAAAAGAGATAGATTCTCCCTGAGAACCATCCCTTAAGGTTGTATCATAAATTTCTACTCTGTTCATAACTACCTCCATACATACTTTTTCCAACCGCTAAATAATGTGCTTACCTTCAACTTTCAAACAATTTTGATGACAAAAGAAGAGCAGCAGTCAGTTCTATTCTTTCAAAAAGAGTTTCCGTTAAAATATATTCATCTTCTGTTCTATCAAGGTCACCCACAGGACCAAGACCATCGATTGAAGGTACTCCAACAGAGGAAAGCCAACTGGCATCAGAGCCACCACTGCGGTGTTCTTCTATTACTTTCTGCCCAATAGAAGAAGCAACTTCTGAAACAAGGTTAAAAAGTTTTGTCCCTTCTTGACTTTCTGCTAACGGTGGACGGTGTTTACCTTTAATCAAATTAAGTTTACAACCATCAACCGTAGGTTTTAATATTGAAGTTTCAATTTTTTGGAGCATTGTGTTGAGTTCAGACTCATCCCAAACTCTTATCTCAAAATTGCATACTGCTTTATCTGGCACAATGTTAGTAGCAAGTCCTCCTTGCGCCATTCCAACGTTTATAGTTAACCTGTCTCTTCCAAGATTAAGAGATTCTAACCATACAATTCTATGGGCTATCTCTAATAGAGCACTTATTTTGGACCCATAGTATAACCCTGCGTGGGCAGCTACCCCAGTAGCTTCGAGGGTATAATCGGTAATACCAATCCTTTTAGTGACAACAGTACCACCTACTCCTCCATCTTCATAAACAAGACCTTTAACAACTTTGTCTTTTAGCCCAAGAAAGATTTTTTTAGAATCTAATGAACCTGTCTCTTCCTCTGAATTAAAAACAACTTTCACTGGTATTTCATCAAGAAGGCCGCAGATATCAAGAACTTTTAAAGCCCAAACTATTACCGTTAGACCTGCTTTCATATCATTAACTGCAGGACCTATTAATTTGTCGCCCTTTTCGTAAAGTTTATTAAAAGGTACATCTGGTTTAAATAAGGTGTCCATATGTCCAACAAGAACAACAGGTTTATCATATTTTCCATCTTTGGTATAAATATGGTGCTTTGCATATTTAACACCACCATCAACTGTTTGATGTTGAAAAACTTTGGGCATTTCGGTACCTAAAATAGCCGCAACCTTATCTACCCCTTCGGTGTTATAAGTGTAACTGTTCTGATTGACAAGAGATTCAAGAAACTTTTTTATATTTTCTTTTTCCTTACCTATTACTTGCCTTATTTTAGTAAGTTTTTCCATTATATTGACTCCTTTTTTGGTCAAAGTTTAAGTGTTAATAAATTGTCCTATCATTATAACAGAAAACAAGAAAATAAGAAACTTGAAGGGGGTTTAAGATTTTTTTGCATTCTTTCTTCTTATTTAGTCATCCTAAACTTGTTTCAGTAACCTGCCTTTGCATTTCTTTTGTAGAATTTTGACATTTGCAGTAAATTAAAGTAAATTAAAGGTTATGAAAAAGATATTATTTTTAATACTTTTAGTAACGCTTTTAGTCTCACCACAAAAACTGTTTTCAAAAGAGAATGTAGGATACATATTAAATGTTGATAGTTCTATTGGACCTATCACCTATTATCAAATAAAGAGTGTTATTAGGTTAGCAGAAAAAAATAGAGCCGATTTTATTATACTTGTTATAGATACACCAGGTGGGTTGTTATCCTCTACAAGAAAGATTGTACAAGAGATTTTATCAAGCGAAGTTCCAGTTATATCTTACATATCTCCCAGGGGGGCTCAGTGTGCTTCAGCTGGTGTTTTTATTGCTCTTTCAAGTCATATCATTGCTATGTCCCCTGCAACAAATATTGGAGCTGCTCACCCAGTTAGTCTTACCTCAAACTCTGATGAAACTGTAAATACAAAACTTGTAAATGATACAGTAAGTTTTATTAAAAGTATTGCTGTTCACAGAAAAAGAAATCCCGAGTGGGCTGAAAAAGCTGTCAGAGAAAGTATTTCTTCAACAGAGATAGAAGTTCTTAAGGAGAATGTTATTGATGTTATTTCCCAAGATATTTTCCAACTTACTTCTGAAATAGATGGTAAAAAAATTATTATAAATGAACGTGAAACTATTTTAAATACTAAAAATCCGAAAATTATTCCATATAAAGAGAGTTTTAAAGAAGATGTTCTAAAAGTTATAGCACACCCAAATATAGCCTATATATTGTTGATGATTGGTTTTGCAGGTATTCTACTTGAGTTTTATAACCCTGGTTTTGGAGTGCCAGGAATAGTGGGAACTATTTCTTTAATTCTTGCTTTTTTTGCCCTCCACGCATTACCTATCAATATTGCTGGAATTTTTCTTATTGTTGCAAGTCTTATCTTTTTTGCAATAGAAGCTGTTACCGCTTCCTTTGGGCTTTTTATTATTTCAGGTATCGTTTCTCTTTTTTTAGGTTCTATGCTTCTGTTTAAACCTACTGCAGATGTTAATATCCCATATTTTTTAATATTTACAATTTCATTTTTTGTTTCTTTGATGCTCTTTTTGTCATTATTCTTTATAATTAGAACAAAGAAAAAGAAAGTTACTACAGGAAAAGAAGGTATGATAGGGGAGAAAGGTAAGACTTTAACTGCTTTATCACCTGAAGGAACAGTTTTTGTTCACGGAGAATACTGGACAGGTATTTCAAATGAAGAAGAAATCCCAGCTGATACTGAGGTTGAAGTAATTGATATCACTAATTTTAAACTTACTGTTAAAAGAACAGAACGGAAAGGGTAAAGACATAGGCAAGGATAAAAGAGGAGATTGCCACGTCATTTAAAAACACTCCTCCCAACTCCACAAAACAGCAATAAAAGTAATATAAACATTATTTAACATCCAAACAAAGGAGTAGAAGATGAAAAATTTTTATGAGACTGATATTTGGCGTATCTTTAGGATAATGGCTGAGTTTGTTGAAGGGTTTGAAGCTCTTGAAAAAACTAAAAACGGGATAACAGTTTGGGGTTCAGCAAGAGTTAAGGAAGATAATATTTGGTATAAAAAAGCCGTTAAAACTGGGGAATTACTTGTAAAAGAAGGTTATTCTGTTATTACTGGTGGAGGACCCGGTATAATGGAGGCAGCTAACAAAGGCGCTTCGCTTGCTAATGGGGATTCTATTGGGCTTAATATAGAACTTCCACACGAACAAAAACCTAACCCTTACATTAAAACTCTTATATCTTTTAAGTATTTTTTCACGCGAAAAGTTATGTTTTTAAAGTATACAAAAGGATTTATTATTTTCCCAGGCGGCTATGGAACTCTTGATGAGTTTGCTGAAACCATTACATTGATACAGACTCGACGTATTCACAAATTTCCTATTGTGCTTATGGGTAAAGAGTATTGGGAAGGGCTCCTTAAATGGTTAGATAAGAGATTATTGGTTGACGATTACATAGAAAAACAAGATTTAAATCTTTTTCAGATAGCAGAAGAGCCAGAAGAGGCTATAGAGATAATTCAGGATTTTCGTAAAAATAATATCCCTTACTAATTCTCTTAAATTTTAAATTAAGAAAGTTGACTTTTTGATAGGAAATCTTATTTGAAAAGACCGTTTTGATACTGTTAATAACGGATTATTGGCTATTTACAAACTGATATATTTCAGAAAGATACGCTTTTGCAATAGATTGGTTTTCTCCTTCAACATATACCCTTAAAATAGGTTCTGTCCCTGAAGGTCTAATATGTATCCAGCCATCTTTTCTTATAATTTTTATACCATCATCAAGGTTTACTTCTTCGTTTTTACTATATTTATCTCTTATGGCTTG comes from bacterium and encodes:
- the topA gene encoding type I DNA topoisomerase, coding for MSKPLVIVESPTKAKTIGGMLGNKFKIMSTMGHIRDLPKSKIGIDIDNNFEPKYEIISAKKSLVSKLRKAAQECDEIYLATDEDREGEAIAWHIAFSIGKDLDQVKRVAFHEIIPEAIKKAFDSPRPIYLNLVNSQQARRVLDRLVGYTLSPFLAKNLERGLSAGRVQSVALRLIVEREKEIEAFTPEIYWLIKAEVEKEGKGFTMQLVRMDDKKLDRHFLKKPDDVNNILDNLNKGELITKDKKESIRKVKPYPPFITSTLQQEASIRLSFSSTKTMLNAQQLYEGISIEDNNIGLITYMRTDSPSVAKPALNQALKHIKETFGENYLPKKPFFYKSKSSTAQEAHEAIRPTSVDMTPEKVKPYLNEEQHKLYSLIWNRFVASQMKEAEIKNVTLTAENGRYTFETTNNSIHFDGFMKIWEVKIDQGEKDVPDFKEGETIPVTNYIKEEHTTNPPPRYTEASLIKTLEKYGIGRPSTYAPTLSILFNRGYVKREKRTLIPLKIGILVSDILTQYFSDIINTKFTAQMEDNLDKIVEGDVQWTELISKFYSEFKPMLTKAEELVSENIKKLEEKLVGDKVCPTCNVPLVVKRGKFGMFLGCPSFPNCKYTERIKENVNYSRNRYKKRQDSKTV
- a CDS encoding HisA/HisF-related TIM barrel protein, with the protein product MLIIPAIDIKKDKIVRLYKGDFNKISHYEPTPEDAFIQYLTAKIERLHLIFLWGAYSGNISPEEEQVIDKIINVRDIYAKNTCTIQIGGGMRSSTRISELIKKGVDYIIVGTAFIIPLAFEEGFTKNDIKMFYQAGGKEFNQEKELPEFGLPDCLEKDIREKIIVSIDYRQEETALSGWQVTIPLTPHYLIKEFMKKGYKRFILTNVEKDGTLEGIDIGSIKNILGKLAFDKCYPEEIIIAGGVTSEKDIQKLMNLKYKPSGVIIGKALYQQRFDLKTAVAKFQLNENQN
- a CDS encoding phospholipase D-like domain-containing protein, whose amino-acid sequence is MKIKIKVSFFFVLILFLSSSFRVFPQEFSGKISTANNEEYFEKVLTKIKEAKQSVYLIMYISKYYDKYPKSPGNILLKELAEAKKRGAKVEVIFNRGIRKEDSSLTKENMNTGAFLAKNGVTVLFDSEKKTTHSKLLIIDEKYVVIGSTNWTYYALAFNNETAVIIESVPLAKDYVKYFEKVKKECIFLLKPSNIPSK
- the cimA gene encoding citramalate synthase is translated as MNRVEIYDTTLRDGSQGESISFSLSDKLGIAEKLDSFGIDFIEGGWPGSNPKDITFFKKIRNKKLKKSKIVAFGSTRRKSVSAKDDNFLKKLIESQTECVAIFGKAWDLHVTDVFKTDLDENLFMIEDSIKYLCSMGKRVFFDAEHFFDGYKMNPEYAMKALLAAAEGGAEKIVLCETNGGTLPFEIEEIIKKVKQQIELPIGIHTHNDAGLGVANSISAVKAGVTHIQGTINGIGERCGNADLSIIIPILKLKMGLECLEKDSLVHLTEISRFVYEKANIVPPNSQPFVGFSAFAHKGGVHIDAVGKNPRTYEHINPALVGNERRILLSELSGKSTILQKTKGFELEKKPEVIKKLLDTVSKLENQGYQFESAEGSFDIMVRKSIGEYKQLFKIEGFRVIVEKRGKKVVSEATVKVKVGRETAHTASEGNGPVNALDNALRKALVKFYPEIKDMKLTDYKVRILQPEQATAAVTRVVIETIDGTSTWGTLGVSENIIEASWKALIDSIDYKLHKSI
- a CDS encoding M20/M25/M40 family metallo-hydrolase; amino-acid sequence: MEKLTKIRQVIGKEKENIKKFLESLVNQNSYTYNTEGVDKVAAILGTEMPKVFQHQTVDGGVKYAKHHIYTKDGKYDKPVVLVGHMDTLFKPDVPFNKLYEKGDKLIGPAVNDMKAGLTVIVWALKVLDICGLLDEIPVKVVFNSEEETGSLDSKKIFLGLKDKVVKGLVYEDGGVGGTVVTKRIGITDYTLEATGVAAHAGLYYGSKISALLEIAHRIVWLESLNLGRDRLTINVGMAQGGLATNIVPDKAVCNFEIRVWDESELNTMLQKIETSILKPTVDGCKLNLIKGKHRPPLAESQEGTKLFNLVSEVASSIGQKVIEEHRSGGSDASWLSSVGVPSIDGLGPVGDLDRTEDEYILTETLFERIELTAALLLSSKLFES
- a CDS encoding nodulation protein NfeD, which translates into the protein MKKILFLILLVTLLVSPQKLFSKENVGYILNVDSSIGPITYYQIKSVIRLAEKNRADFIILVIDTPGGLLSSTRKIVQEILSSEVPVISYISPRGAQCASAGVFIALSSHIIAMSPATNIGAAHPVSLTSNSDETVNTKLVNDTVSFIKSIAVHRKRNPEWAEKAVRESISSTEIEVLKENVIDVISQDIFQLTSEIDGKKIIINERETILNTKNPKIIPYKESFKEDVLKVIAHPNIAYILLMIGFAGILLEFYNPGFGVPGIVGTISLILAFFALHALPINIAGIFLIVASLIFFAIEAVTASFGLFIISGIVSLFLGSMLLFKPTADVNIPYFLIFTISFFVSLMLFLSLFFIIRTKKKKVTTGKEGMIGEKGKTLTALSPEGTVFVHGEYWTGISNEEEIPADTEVEVIDITNFKLTVKRTERKG
- a CDS encoding TIGR00730 family Rossman fold protein, with translation MKNFYETDIWRIFRIMAEFVEGFEALEKTKNGITVWGSARVKEDNIWYKKAVKTGELLVKEGYSVITGGGPGIMEAANKGASLANGDSIGLNIELPHEQKPNPYIKTLISFKYFFTRKVMFLKYTKGFIIFPGGYGTLDEFAETITLIQTRRIHKFPIVLMGKEYWEGLLKWLDKRLLVDDYIEKQDLNLFQIAEEPEEAIEIIQDFRKNNIPY